The genomic DNA CTCAAGCGTGCTGTATTTTATATGTTCGCCGAGTTTTACTCTCTTATCACACCTTATAACTCCCATTATAGGCTTGTTTTCATCTAAAGCTATAGCTCCAAATACGCTTCCTTGCTCGATATTTGACACCCAAGCAAGAGTTCCGCTCACGATATATCCGCCGTTAGTTCTTACCGCTTTTAGCCGGTTTTTTTCTATACCGGCAAATGCTTTCATAGAATTTGATAGTGCGGTTCCGCCTAAAATTTCAGCTTTTTTTAATTTTGGTAAAAGTTCGTTTTTAAGGTTTTCGTTGTCGCTATTTAGCAGATACCAGATAAGCGCAAATTGGCACCACATGCAAAATCCGGTCGTCCCGCAAATTTCAGCTACTTTAGATATGTTTAGTATAGCTTTAAATAGATCATTTCTTTGATCTAAAACGCTAAAATATCCGCTAGTTCCGAGTTCATTTATGATATCTTTCGCATAAATTCCCTCCGCGTCGATGCGAGGTGCAAGGTTTGCTAATTTTTGTAGTGCCATTTTCAATCCTTTTAAATTTATTTAACTTCTAAATTTACGTTTCTAAGCAGAGTATTTGCAACAGGCGAATACTTAAGCGCGTGAGCGATAAGAGCTTCGTTTGCGGCTTTGTCTGCATTACTTTGTAGATCAACTTTTACTCTAACATCGGTAAATCCAAGAGGTTTTTCGCTTAAATCTCCCGTTCCCCAAACTGCAGTTATATTTAGATCGCCTTCAAGCTCTACTTCAAGTTTTGTTATAACTATGTTTTGCGCTATCGCGTTTGCGTGAATTCCTACGGCTATACAACTTCCAAGAGCAGCTAAAACAGCTTCGCTAGGATTTGGCGCAGTGTCTTC from Campylobacter fetus subsp. fetus includes the following:
- a CDS encoding OsmC family protein, which codes for MANCAINSCTRLDPIDKAGLEALIKAGKENPDVIKTLKCRTVAEGKFRHANYIRNLPAYIVDEPPTLLGEDTAPNPSEAVLAALGSCIAVGIHANAIAQNIVITKLEVELEGDLNITAVWGTGDLSEKPLGFTDVRVKVDLQSNADKAANEALIAHALKYSPVANTLLRNVNLEVK